A window of Halogeometricum sp. S1BR25-6 genomic DNA:
CGCGTGGGGCGACCTGCGCAACATCGAGATACGCGAGATGGGCGAACAGCCCGACGAACAGGCCGTCATCTGAGCGGCTCAGCCCCCGCCGTCACTCGTTTTTTCGCAAAGAGTTAACTGAACAACTGCTGTCGGTTCGGTCGATGTTAGGCGATGCGCTCTCGTATCTCAAGAACAGCGACGACTGGATTCCGACCCTGCTCATCGGCGGCGTTCTCAGCGCACTCAGCGTTCTCATCCTCCCCGCGTTCGTGGTTCAGGGTTACCTCGTCCGCGTCCTCCGCGGGGCGGCTAAGAAGGACCGCGCGGCGCCGTCGTTCACCGACTGGGGCGGCCTCGCCGTCGACGGTCTCAAACTGTTCGTCGTCAGCGTCGTCTACGGCCTCGCGGCGATGGTTCCGATTGTGGCCGTCCTGTTCGCCGTCTTCGGCATCTCCTCGGTCACCACGGACCCGACCACCGGCGCGCCGAACGCCGCTGTCGGAATCCTCGGACTGGTCGCCACCCTCTTCGTCCTCCTCTTCGGAGTCCTCGTCGGCTACTTCGCCCCGGCCGGGTACGCGAACTTCGCCGTCGAGGACTCCCTCGGCGCGGCGTTCGACGTCTCGACCATCGTCGCGGCGGCGACGACGAGCGAGTACCTCAAGGGGTGGCTACTCGCCGTCGTCGCCGGCGTCGTCCTCGGACTCGTCGGGGCCGCTCTCTCCGCTCTCGTCGTCGGCGTCTTCGTCCTGTTCTACGCGCAGGTCGTCACCTACTACCTGTTCGGCCGCGGATTCGCGGAGGGGCTGAGCAAGAAGCGCCGCGGCGTCGCCGAGTCGAACTTTTAGGACCCCGCTCCGCCGGATAGCAGCACCTTTCCGGACCGGCGACGGACTCCGAGTATGCGCATTTCGAGTCGCGGGCGCGGCGAGGAGGGCCGCGAACGCATCACGCTCGTCCCCGAGAACGTGGACGACCTCTGGCACCTCTCGCACGTCCTCGAATCGGGCGATTTGGTCTCCGGCGACACCACCCGCCGCATCCAACGCGACGACGACCAGATGCGGGACACCGGCGGTCAGCGCGAACACCTCAGCGTCACCATCAGCGTCGGCGACGTGGAGTTTGCCCGCTTCGCCAACCGCCTCCGCGTCGGCGGCGAAATCGTCGGCAGTTCCCGCGAGGACCAACTGGGTCACCACCACACGCTGAACGTCGAGGAGCACGACGAGGTGACCATCGAGAAGCACTTCAAGCCCGACCAGAAGAAGCGCATCGAGGAGGCCGAGGAGGCCGCGGAGAACCCTGACGTGGTCATCGCCACCGTCGAGGAGGGCGCGGCGTACATCCACACGGTGGCGCAGTACGGCACCGAGGAGCGCTTCTCCTTCACCGCGCCGACCGGGAAGGGCGAGTACGCCCGGCCTCGCTCCGAACTGTTCGCGGAACTCGGAAAGGCGCTCGCGCGGATGGACGTCGACGCCATCATCCTCGCCGGACCCGGCTTCACGAAGCAGGACGCCCGCGACTACATCGCCGAGAACCACCGCGACATCGTCGAGAAGATAACCGTTGTCGACACCTCCGGCGTCGGCGACAGGGGCGTCCACGAGGTGCTCAAGCGCGGCGCCGTCGACGAGGTGCAGACGCAGACGCGCATCTCGAAGGAGGCGGATCTCATCGACGACCTGATGGAGGGCATCGCCACGGGCGAGAAGGTGTCCTACGGTATCGAGGAAGTCGCCGAGGCGGCCGACTTCGGCGCCGTGGAGACGCTGCTCGTCCTCGACGAACGACTCCGGGAGGAGCGGCAGGGCGCCGGCGACTGGGACGTCGACGTCAACGAGGTCATCCAGACCGTCGAGCGGCAGGGCGGCGAGGTGGCCGTCTTCTCCTCGGAGTTCGACCCCGGCCGCCAGTTGAAGAACCTCGGCGGCATCGCGGCCATCCTGCGGTACCGACTGCAGTGAGCGTCGACAGAAGCGTTTTGTCGACTCTATCCTAATCGTTCGTGTGGTTCGACGCGTCGTGAGGGCGATTCGGCGGTTCGACCGCTTCATGGACCTGACGCTGTTCGCGGGCATGGAGGTGTCCGCGTTAGCGGTGCCGACGCTGTGGTTCCTGCTGTTCGCCCGACCGTCCGAAGCGGTGGCGCTGTCGGCGCTGTCGGCGCTCTGTGCAACCCCGCTGGCCGTCGCGGCGTTCCGCGGCGGCTACGTCGGCGGCGCGCGGTGGCCCTCTCCCGGACACCTCGGGACGCTCGCCGGACGCTCGGCGTACTACAGTCTCGTCGTCGGCGGCGGG
This region includes:
- a CDS encoding DUF4013 domain-containing protein, translated to MLGDALSYLKNSDDWIPTLLIGGVLSALSVLILPAFVVQGYLVRVLRGAAKKDRAAPSFTDWGGLAVDGLKLFVVSVVYGLAAMVPIVAVLFAVFGISSVTTDPTTGAPNAAVGILGLVATLFVLLFGVLVGYFAPAGYANFAVEDSLGAAFDVSTIVAAATTSEYLKGWLLAVVAGVVLGLVGAALSALVVGVFVLFYAQVVTYYLFGRGFAEGLSKKRRGVAESNF
- a CDS encoding mRNA surveillance protein pelota translates to MRISSRGRGEEGRERITLVPENVDDLWHLSHVLESGDLVSGDTTRRIQRDDDQMRDTGGQREHLSVTISVGDVEFARFANRLRVGGEIVGSSREDQLGHHHTLNVEEHDEVTIEKHFKPDQKKRIEEAEEAAENPDVVIATVEEGAAYIHTVAQYGTEERFSFTAPTGKGEYARPRSELFAELGKALARMDVDAIILAGPGFTKQDARDYIAENHRDIVEKITVVDTSGVGDRGVHEVLKRGAVDEVQTQTRISKEADLIDDLMEGIATGEKVSYGIEEVAEAADFGAVETLLVLDERLREERQGAGDWDVDVNEVIQTVERQGGEVAVFSSEFDPGRQLKNLGGIAAILRYRLQ